Proteins from a genomic interval of bacterium:
- a CDS encoding metallophosphoesterase family protein, translating to MRLAHLSDLHLGLSPGRDALIVRRIEELAALRPDHLVISGDLSQHGRESEWSTLRTLLHQNGWFDPARLTVIPGNHDLFSFFFEDFHSGSDLYAQWRRLPRTARGIYRYGREEYHQDLERFHQAFAGSSRDHLTLQETGAAPFPFIKLMQENIALIAIESNRLLPQLRSNTACSKGWVDLESTAHILGHPALQNRTRILLLHHHLVPERLVAQRKGRRFATMTRIVNRAELVELLGSFRIDLVLHGHYHEHEVYQIGAAIPVVNSGGFGRWHLIEIENASITIHSLESE from the coding sequence ATGCGCCTTGCCCATCTCTCCGACCTTCATCTCGGCCTCTCACCGGGACGCGATGCCCTCATCGTCCGGCGTATTGAAGAGCTCGCTGCGCTCCGTCCCGATCATCTGGTGATCAGCGGCGACCTGAGCCAGCACGGCCGGGAGTCGGAATGGAGCACTTTGCGCACTCTTCTTCATCAGAATGGCTGGTTTGATCCGGCCCGGTTGACGGTCATCCCGGGCAACCACGACCTCTTCTCCTTTTTCTTCGAGGATTTTCACTCCGGCAGCGACCTCTATGCCCAGTGGCGCCGGCTGCCGCGCACCGCCCGCGGCATATACCGCTACGGCCGGGAGGAGTACCATCAGGATCTGGAACGCTTTCACCAGGCTTTCGCCGGATCCTCCCGGGACCACCTGACCCTGCAGGAGACCGGCGCGGCCCCCTTCCCCTTCATCAAACTGATGCAGGAGAACATTGCGCTGATCGCGATCGAATCGAACCGGCTGCTGCCGCAGCTCCGCTCTAACACCGCCTGCTCGAAGGGGTGGGTCGATCTCGAGAGCACGGCGCACATCCTCGGCCACCCAGCCTTGCAGAACCGGACACGGATCCTTCTGCTGCACCATCATCTCGTGCCGGAACGGCTGGTGGCGCAGCGCAAGGGCCGGCGCTTCGCCACCATGACCCGGATCGTCAACCGGGCGGAGCTGGTCGAATTGCTCGGGTCATTCCGGATCGATCTGGTGCTGCATGGCCATTATCATGAGCACGAGGTCTATCAGATCGGGGCCGCCATCCCGGTCGTCAATAGCGGCGGTTTCGGTCGCTGGCATCTGATCGAAATCGAAAACGCATCCATCACCATCCACTCCCTTGAATCGGAGTGA
- a CDS encoding C25 family cysteine peptidase: MARFRPGTALLDDAKLPAVPVQTLLIDWPAAAVSVHLLSVTPGETAAIAPLGGSADGPIAEALSTAPQWQRESRSGPDVAADIVALGQSGRQTLWALRIFPCRYDAAAARLTWISALRVELTGSGALPPTALAAVGAGASDLTLTRATSPLLNKAAAADDRFCAPGRIKLSVEEDGWYKVTGADLRKAGLDLLRIDIRHLRLSCGGIPVPFYFHGDGDSKMEAGESIEFYGTGLRLNATATTPDLYQDPYSSTNVYWLGWEGEAGPRMEDEYSESATAAGQTAQIPYSFYQTIHVEQNNFFEHFNGIAFPDSLRDHWLYDSGIPAGSKRSYPFSLYAPDAASLLPVKVRVMLTGRTLTNKELHQVSIYLNDRFVARGTGERQGLIDLHSRDDNGLLAAALSPTANDLTVVNAFDPARTDYIALNWFEVTYPRLYRALGGWLEFTIPADKPPGLFRFTLEGFADESVEIYKLGVSRIIGAAMAEATGSDNRRSVRAEFYDTVPSCAVRYVAVTAAAKKSPVQIEMVQPQWQPAARSDIDWVVLAPRTFLAAPALTALMQHRQGQGLHPLGVAVEDIFTYLNQGRRSPLAVKAFLQWAAQRWPLRWVLLAGDGSYQRTPVQGDTLDLVPVYMRQTLNYGAASSDHWYSLLAGADEIPDLCIGRLPARTPEQLEVVVDKIIAHETNAEDGDWHNRLLFIGGNGSEFREKSKALVLNVPPAWSPAMLFTLRDPALAVDPFYGGTPELLDFIDQGCGIVNFHGHGGGAIWSDDGLMGLEDVSALRNKGRYPVILSMTCFTGAFEEPTGSNLAETMLFTADKGTMAFFGASGFGWRDNDDELQSAIMGYLYEHPEATLGELVTAGKIRYYAGALGSAIAHAEVNQYTLFGDPAMRLRLPSTQAPVDVVNPLVAPGDTLKARVQWPFAAGSGTVQIEMEKGRAAGVSQLTISGGESRFNLAIPAAGTDGRGVVRFYGVDALGLQQSHGAATFSLGRGYFDSLKVLPGTADELIFRVQLRSRDLPRSVLCIFRGDTLAMQYAGVGWYALTVKGWGTPRLSCEFLARFADGAALLSPTYSYEPAGQINVEALTNRLSWGGGERPLLYLPLMNWGNGTGKVIVALDLWEYGSASWRRLVADTLMVAAFAGATAAFPLPAAPGEWTIRFLIDSGKASQQETRAQIIAPVFALDPDAGFHFYASAADTLPLDNRAVCIASSRSVRKPTTLHVERRAAARLADQPDFTASDAIPVYALEFGLADAVDQGILFSCRLDATDSLPGPLEKADLYYYAPVTRKWVRLGSSREGYRLTTSIHQSGFYTVLWSSDTRPPEMEAAFDGRPFAADAWVDGDAVIALRLRDANGIDLSAGKTEILLDGQAVEQAGWSLPDSIADGNLIPLTLHPALQPGRHTLLVTATDCSGNGAPPREFVFQVAEHFRLTLVGTYPNPFTVRTTFVYLLTSSADKLSLRIYTAAGRLIRQFDGRGTEDPDPLSADYHEITWDGKDEEGFTVANGVYFFRLTARSGDKTEEKVGKIARLQ; the protein is encoded by the coding sequence ATGGCCCGCTTTCGCCCCGGGACAGCCCTCCTGGATGACGCGAAGCTGCCGGCCGTCCCTGTCCAGACCCTGCTGATCGACTGGCCCGCCGCTGCCGTCTCCGTACATCTCCTCTCGGTAACGCCGGGCGAGACTGCAGCCATCGCGCCTCTTGGTGGCTCTGCCGATGGGCCCATCGCTGAGGCCCTCTCAACCGCGCCGCAGTGGCAGCGCGAAAGCCGATCCGGACCGGATGTTGCGGCAGATATTGTCGCTCTCGGTCAAAGCGGACGACAAACCCTCTGGGCCCTGCGCATTTTCCCATGCCGCTACGATGCCGCTGCCGCCCGGCTCACCTGGATCAGTGCACTCCGGGTGGAGCTCACCGGCTCAGGAGCGCTGCCGCCGACCGCGCTTGCAGCGGTAGGGGCCGGTGCGAGCGATCTCACCCTCACGCGTGCGACTTCGCCGCTGCTGAACAAAGCCGCAGCGGCCGATGACCGTTTTTGCGCCCCCGGACGCATCAAACTGTCGGTTGAGGAAGACGGCTGGTACAAGGTCACGGGCGCCGATCTGCGCAAAGCCGGCCTCGACTTGCTCCGGATCGATATCCGGCACCTGCGCCTCAGCTGCGGCGGTATCCCGGTCCCCTTTTATTTTCATGGAGACGGGGACAGCAAGATGGAGGCCGGCGAGAGCATCGAATTCTACGGCACCGGCCTGCGTCTGAACGCTACCGCCACGACACCCGATCTCTATCAGGATCCTTACAGCAGCACCAATGTATACTGGCTTGGCTGGGAGGGCGAAGCCGGTCCCCGCATGGAGGATGAGTACAGCGAGAGCGCCACGGCCGCTGGCCAGACAGCACAAATTCCCTACTCCTTCTATCAGACCATCCATGTCGAGCAGAATAACTTTTTTGAGCATTTCAACGGCATCGCCTTCCCCGACTCCTTGCGCGACCACTGGCTCTATGACAGCGGCATTCCGGCCGGCAGCAAACGCAGTTATCCCTTTTCACTTTACGCGCCCGACGCCGCCTCGCTTCTGCCAGTGAAGGTCCGGGTAATGTTGACAGGGCGGACGCTGACGAACAAGGAACTGCACCAGGTCTCGATCTATCTCAACGACCGGTTCGTCGCGCGGGGTACTGGGGAACGCCAGGGCCTCATCGATCTCCACAGCCGCGATGACAATGGGCTGCTCGCCGCCGCTCTCTCTCCGACTGCCAATGACTTGACCGTGGTCAATGCATTCGATCCGGCGCGGACCGATTACATCGCTCTCAACTGGTTTGAGGTGACCTATCCGCGGCTCTACCGTGCGCTGGGGGGTTGGCTCGAATTCACCATCCCGGCCGATAAACCACCCGGTCTATTCCGCTTCACCCTCGAGGGCTTTGCCGACGAGTCGGTGGAGATCTACAAGCTGGGGGTGAGCCGGATCATCGGTGCAGCCATGGCCGAGGCGACCGGCAGTGACAACCGCCGTTCGGTGCGCGCCGAGTTCTACGACACGGTCCCTTCCTGCGCGGTGCGGTACGTCGCCGTGACCGCCGCCGCGAAAAAGAGCCCGGTGCAGATCGAAATGGTGCAGCCGCAGTGGCAGCCCGCTGCGCGCAGCGACATCGACTGGGTGGTCCTCGCGCCGCGCACCTTCCTCGCTGCGCCGGCTCTGACGGCCCTGATGCAGCACCGTCAGGGCCAGGGTTTGCATCCCCTGGGCGTGGCCGTGGAAGATATTTTCACCTACCTTAACCAGGGGCGCCGCTCACCGCTGGCTGTCAAGGCCTTTCTGCAATGGGCGGCGCAACGCTGGCCGCTCAGGTGGGTGCTCCTTGCGGGGGATGGCTCGTATCAGCGAACGCCGGTGCAGGGCGACACCCTCGATCTAGTCCCTGTCTACATGCGTCAAACCCTGAACTACGGCGCGGCCTCCAGCGATCATTGGTATAGCCTGCTGGCTGGGGCGGACGAGATCCCCGATCTCTGCATCGGCCGGCTGCCGGCGCGCACGCCGGAACAGCTGGAGGTCGTCGTCGACAAGATCATCGCCCATGAGACCAACGCCGAGGATGGAGACTGGCATAACCGTTTGCTCTTCATCGGCGGCAACGGCAGTGAATTCCGTGAGAAAAGCAAGGCGCTGGTGCTGAATGTACCGCCCGCGTGGTCGCCTGCGATGCTCTTCACCCTGCGCGATCCCGCCCTCGCCGTGGACCCTTTTTACGGCGGCACCCCGGAACTGCTCGATTTTATAGACCAGGGCTGCGGGATCGTCAATTTTCATGGCCATGGCGGTGGAGCGATCTGGTCGGACGACGGCCTCATGGGACTGGAGGATGTCTCCGCCCTGCGCAACAAGGGCCGCTATCCGGTCATCCTGAGCATGACCTGTTTCACCGGGGCGTTTGAGGAGCCCACCGGGTCGAATCTGGCCGAGACTATGCTTTTCACCGCGGACAAGGGCACCATGGCCTTCTTCGGGGCCAGCGGATTCGGCTGGCGCGACAACGACGACGAACTGCAGTCGGCGATCATGGGATACCTTTATGAACATCCCGAGGCCACCCTTGGGGAACTGGTGACGGCCGGCAAGATCCGTTATTACGCCGGCGCCTTGGGCAGCGCCATTGCGCATGCCGAAGTGAATCAATACACCCTATTCGGCGATCCGGCGATGCGGTTGCGCCTGCCTTCGACCCAGGCGCCGGTCGATGTGGTCAATCCCCTGGTCGCCCCTGGCGACACCCTCAAAGCGCGGGTACAGTGGCCATTCGCCGCCGGCAGCGGCACGGTGCAGATCGAGATGGAAAAAGGGCGGGCAGCCGGCGTGAGCCAACTGACCATCAGCGGCGGCGAGAGCCGGTTCAACCTGGCCATCCCCGCGGCGGGCACGGACGGCCGTGGCGTGGTACGATTCTATGGCGTGGATGCTCTCGGCCTGCAGCAAAGCCATGGCGCGGCGACTTTTTCGTTGGGCCGCGGCTATTTCGATTCGCTCAAAGTGCTGCCGGGGACGGCGGATGAACTCATCTTCCGGGTGCAACTCCGCAGCCGTGATCTGCCCCGCTCCGTCCTTTGCATCTTCCGTGGCGATACCCTGGCTATGCAGTACGCTGGTGTGGGCTGGTACGCCCTCACCGTTAAAGGCTGGGGAACCCCCCGGCTATCCTGCGAATTCCTTGCCCGGTTTGCCGACGGTGCAGCGCTGCTTTCGCCAACCTATTCCTATGAGCCTGCCGGGCAGATCAATGTCGAGGCCCTGACCAACCGGTTGAGCTGGGGCGGCGGCGAGCGTCCGCTCCTCTACCTGCCGCTGATGAATTGGGGTAACGGCACGGGCAAGGTGATCGTTGCGCTGGACTTATGGGAGTATGGCAGCGCCAGTTGGCGCCGTCTGGTTGCGGACACGCTCATGGTGGCGGCCTTCGCCGGTGCCACGGCCGCTTTTCCACTGCCGGCAGCCCCCGGTGAATGGACGATCCGCTTTCTCATCGACTCGGGGAAGGCGAGTCAACAGGAAACCCGGGCTCAGATCATCGCACCGGTTTTTGCTTTGGATCCCGATGCGGGATTTCATTTTTACGCGAGTGCCGCGGACACCCTTCCTCTCGATAACCGGGCAGTCTGCATCGCCTCCAGCCGTTCGGTCCGCAAGCCGACGACCCTCCATGTGGAGCGTCGCGCCGCGGCCCGGCTTGCCGACCAACCTGATTTTACCGCCAGTGATGCCATCCCGGTCTATGCCCTCGAATTCGGCCTCGCCGATGCGGTCGATCAGGGAATCCTCTTCTCCTGCCGGCTGGACGCAACCGACAGTCTGCCCGGCCCCCTCGAAAAGGCCGACCTGTATTATTACGCCCCCGTCACACGGAAATGGGTTCGCCTGGGATCCTCCAGGGAGGGGTATCGCTTGACCACATCGATTCATCAGTCAGGATTCTACACGGTGCTCTGGAGCAGTGACACCCGGCCACCGGAGATGGAAGCCGCCTTTGACGGCCGGCCCTTCGCAGCGGACGCTTGGGTCGATGGTGACGCCGTCATCGCTCTGAGGTTGCGCGATGCCAACGGCATTGATCTCTCCGCCGGCAAGACGGAGATCCTTCTCGATGGCCAAGCCGTGGAGCAGGCGGGCTGGTCGCTGCCCGATTCGATCGCCGACGGCAACCTTATCCCCCTGACGCTCCATCCCGCCCTCCAGCCCGGCCGCCACACCCTGCTGGTAACGGCCACCGACTGCAGCGGGAATGGCGCGCCGCCGCGCGAATTTGTTTTTCAGGTCGCGGAACACTTCCGACTGACGCTGGTCGGCACCTATCCCAATCCCTTCACCGTCCGTACCACCTTCGTCTATTTGCTTACCAGCAGCGCCGACAAACTTTCACTGCGAATCTATACGGCCGCCGGGCGGCTGATCCGCCAGTTTGATGGCCGCGGCACCGAGGATCCAGATCCCCTGAGCGCCGATTATCACGAGATCACCTGGGACGGGAAGGATGAGGAGGGATTTACAGTGGCTAACGGGGTCTATTTCTTTCGTCTCACCGCCCGCAGCGGAGATAAGACCGAGGAGAAGGTTGGCAAAATTGCGAGGTTGCAATGA
- a CDS encoding ABC transporter ATP-binding protein — protein MTTSQLEARAIAVGYDSSPVLTDLSLTLPAGALIGLIGPNGAGKTTLMLALSGQFQPARGFVRFGGRDIYQENLAYKFRIGYVHEQPFFYPWLTAGEFLAFVAHVKKVDPGRITEESARLLQRVGLEGEQDKRTSDLSLGMKKKLAIAAAFMGEPAVLFLDEALNGVDIESAYGIKQMLREYVQGGGLVILSTHVLEVIEKICDRYVVLQSGRILADVEAAAWRSGAGAASLEEHIIALLHQHSH, from the coding sequence ATGACTACATCGCAACTGGAGGCCCGGGCCATCGCGGTTGGGTACGATTCCTCACCTGTACTGACGGATTTGTCGCTGACCCTCCCCGCAGGCGCGCTGATCGGATTGATCGGCCCGAACGGTGCCGGCAAGACCACGCTGATGCTGGCTCTTTCCGGGCAGTTCCAGCCCGCACGTGGCTTCGTCCGCTTCGGCGGGAGGGATATTTACCAGGAGAATCTCGCCTATAAATTCCGCATCGGCTACGTCCATGAACAGCCTTTTTTCTATCCATGGCTCACGGCCGGGGAATTTCTCGCCTTCGTTGCTCATGTCAAAAAGGTCGATCCCGGCCGGATCACGGAAGAGAGCGCCCGCCTGCTGCAGCGGGTGGGACTGGAGGGAGAACAGGACAAACGGACCAGCGACCTTTCCCTGGGAATGAAAAAGAAACTGGCCATCGCCGCCGCGTTCATGGGCGAGCCCGCCGTGCTCTTTCTCGACGAGGCCCTGAACGGCGTGGACATCGAGAGCGCTTACGGGATCAAGCAGATGCTCCGGGAATATGTCCAGGGGGGCGGCCTGGTGATTCTTTCGACCCATGTGCTCGAGGTGATCGAAAAGATCTGCGACCGTTACGTGGTGCTGCAGTCCGGCCGCATCCTGGCCGATGTGGAGGCCGCGGCCTGGCGCTCCGGCGCGGGCGCAGCAAGTCTCGAGGAGCATATCATCGCCCTGCTGCATCAGCATAGCCATTGA
- a CDS encoding M28 family metallopeptidase translates to MRYCKLGVILFLIWVPAAFAQSGFSADSVYAHIRYLCEEIGPRPMGSPQEQQALAWVAGTYRRYGADSAWVMPFTRVARDKFPLNTSSGIAVGLFKGASDTCLAVGGHADSAPGNSPGANDNASGTATALELARLWSQRPRRYTMIFLCFGGEESGLYGSQYFVDQFSRIDSIGLMISADMTGGAGPIYTLLENRKAQAPRWLVRDAFRINRTLDVSPLTYPVHFSTFNSLTGGAGSDHDPFLAAGIPAIDFTTGLNNSPIHSGLDTPANLDRAQLGACGRFIDALLSHYQEQGLPGRQLDHYTLYTLGRHPLFIPHIVILLLLAAAVAVGTAAFISSRRRCMIVEKALRIRFSPFKLALLFLVIAVVAQGGEALIQLIKGVRYPWLAHPVPYLLLMLCWAVGGLWLALQISRRWHWNPEPHLYASRALLVLAFLTAAAAVASARLALYPGLSLLFFSLALLVRPEWLQSLFGLLAPLPLLRLVFSEVTAFIGRNLAQGGIGIDAFWKAALVTVTLTLLLLALFLPFIYAWAALVLQIPRWKRALTAFRRLPGGAFAGLLLTVATSYACRLPAYDDRWQPEVLLESKNRLPQGETTLTLRGNDYFHNVQVRGDSLDLHFSGRTHKEELPLHFKADWMAIAGAESRSRGEQDTVVVDWLLRSRVPWEALTVAIRVDTLGISGVESLWKYRLKKGELTFTWRNTPPDSLCLHARFLVHPRARVIRDVMASYDRPPVPLAVTAEQAVVRYRTTISVIDTLTSGGGNARGGAGM, encoded by the coding sequence TTGAGGTACTGCAAGCTTGGTGTAATTCTCTTCCTGATCTGGGTTCCGGCGGCATTCGCTCAAAGCGGTTTCAGCGCCGACAGTGTCTATGCCCACATCCGCTATCTGTGCGAGGAGATCGGCCCGCGGCCGATGGGCTCGCCGCAGGAGCAGCAGGCTTTGGCCTGGGTGGCCGGCACCTACCGGCGCTATGGCGCCGACAGCGCCTGGGTGATGCCTTTCACCCGGGTTGCGAGAGACAAGTTTCCTCTGAATACCAGCAGCGGCATTGCGGTGGGCCTTTTCAAGGGCGCGTCGGATACCTGCCTGGCCGTCGGCGGCCACGCCGATTCGGCACCCGGCAACTCCCCGGGTGCCAACGACAACGCCTCGGGGACAGCGACCGCACTTGAGCTGGCGCGCTTGTGGAGTCAGCGTCCCCGCCGTTATACCATGATCTTTCTGTGCTTCGGCGGCGAAGAGTCGGGGCTTTATGGTTCGCAATACTTCGTCGACCAGTTCAGCCGGATCGACAGCATCGGCTTGATGATTTCGGCTGATATGACCGGCGGAGCGGGTCCGATCTATACGCTCCTCGAGAACCGCAAAGCCCAGGCCCCGCGCTGGCTGGTGCGGGATGCCTTCCGCATCAACCGAACGCTAGATGTCAGCCCCCTGACCTATCCGGTTCATTTTTCGACCTTCAACAGCCTGACCGGGGGGGCCGGCTCCGACCACGACCCCTTTCTTGCCGCAGGCATTCCGGCGATCGATTTTACCACCGGGCTCAACAACTCACCCATTCATAGCGGTCTCGATACGCCAGCCAACCTCGATCGGGCGCAGCTCGGCGCGTGCGGCCGCTTCATCGACGCCCTGCTCAGCCACTATCAGGAGCAGGGCTTGCCGGGGCGACAACTGGACCACTATACCCTGTATACCCTCGGCCGGCATCCCCTCTTCATTCCACACATAGTCATTCTGCTGCTCCTGGCGGCCGCGGTCGCGGTCGGCACTGCGGCATTCATCTCCAGCCGCCGGCGGTGCATGATCGTGGAAAAAGCCTTGCGTATCCGCTTCTCACCGTTCAAACTGGCGTTGCTCTTCCTGGTCATCGCCGTCGTCGCGCAGGGCGGCGAAGCGCTGATCCAGCTCATCAAGGGGGTACGCTATCCCTGGCTGGCCCATCCCGTCCCCTATCTGTTGCTGATGCTGTGCTGGGCGGTTGGCGGGCTCTGGCTGGCACTACAGATCTCCCGGCGCTGGCACTGGAACCCGGAACCGCATCTCTATGCGAGCCGCGCCCTGCTGGTCCTCGCCTTCCTCACCGCCGCTGCGGCCGTTGCGAGCGCGAGGCTGGCGCTTTATCCCGGCCTCAGCTTGCTCTTTTTCTCGCTGGCTTTGCTGGTGCGGCCGGAGTGGCTGCAGAGCCTATTCGGACTGCTCGCACCGCTGCCGCTGCTGCGGCTGGTTTTCTCGGAGGTGACCGCCTTTATAGGCCGCAACCTGGCCCAGGGCGGCATCGGGATCGACGCCTTCTGGAAGGCGGCCCTGGTCACTGTGACCCTCACTCTGCTGTTGCTGGCGCTCTTTCTGCCTTTTATCTATGCCTGGGCCGCTCTGGTGCTGCAAATCCCCCGCTGGAAAAGAGCCCTGACCGCTTTTCGGCGGCTTCCGGGAGGCGCGTTTGCCGGCCTGCTGTTGACGGTGGCGACCAGTTACGCCTGCCGCCTGCCGGCGTATGATGACCGCTGGCAGCCTGAAGTTTTGCTGGAATCCAAAAACAGGCTCCCGCAAGGAGAGACGACACTGACCCTCCGGGGGAACGACTACTTTCATAACGTTCAGGTCCGGGGCGATTCGCTGGACCTGCATTTCAGCGGCCGAACCCACAAGGAGGAGCTACCGCTCCACTTCAAGGCGGATTGGATGGCCATCGCGGGCGCTGAAAGCCGCAGCAGGGGCGAGCAGGATACGGTCGTCGTGGATTGGCTGCTGCGCAGCCGGGTGCCCTGGGAGGCGCTGACTGTCGCGATCCGGGTGGATACCCTGGGGATTTCCGGGGTGGAAAGTCTCTGGAAATACCGCCTGAAAAAGGGCGAGCTGACCTTCACTTGGCGCAACACCCCGCCGGATTCGTTGTGCTTGCATGCTCGTTTTCTGGTCCATCCCAGGGCGCGGGTGATACGCGATGTCATGGCCTCCTATGACCGCCCACCGGTCCCGCTGGCGGTGACTGCCGAGCAGGCGGTGGTGCGCTATCGGACCACAATCAGCGTGATCGACACCCTTACGTCTGGCGGCGGAAACGCCAGAGGGGGTGCCGGCATGTAA